GATTAAGACAAACATAAGAGTTGCACTGGTGATATATTTAATACATgttgaatattaattattgcTTCGTTCAAAATATATAGTCATAATGACAATGTGGGAAAGGTATGCAATTAATCAGTTCAAATTCATGAGTTTGGTGATTAAATTAAGCAATAATATCCTTATTATTAGATATATACAAGTCAGTTTCTTTCATCCACagtcatatacttatttttcCTCAAGTTTATATATAGCTCGGCTATTACTGTTTCTTTGTCTGTCTTTTGTGGAATTGCATCTCAAGACCACAATTTGCCAAAAATTTCAAAGGTGTGTGTATAGAGATTCTTGAATATATAGTGTGTTGCTTGTCTGAGTTCATCTCAATGTCATTGCCACCAAATATGATCTGGTGACTCAAATCCTCAATATGTGATTTTTGACAAGAACTTCATTTCAATTACTTGATTTGTTAATTCCACATAAGAGAGCTCATTAAAGGCATATGCCCTAACCAAATCACATGGTGAAGCTTGAAAGTGAGCCAAGAAACTATAGTACGGCATGTAACTGCAAACTCATTTCAGGCAAGGTAAGCAGATGCTTCAGACACAACTCTTCTTATTCTGTGTCTGTGTACTCTCTTCTCCTCCAACTTGCAAATAAGTAACTAATAACTAATGCAAAAGGCAATGCAAAGGCAATGTGCTGTCGTCAAATCCTCCATTCATAAACACACTTCGCCCTTTGCTCTCACCTTATTAGTATTACTTTATTAGATCCTACTCAACCTCTTCTCAttactactttatttttatgtcaAATCTAACTCTCAATTTTGCTTCTAATTTTCTCTGTTGGTCCTCTTGTCAAATCAATGCTTTTCAAAATTGGTCTTCCTCCCTATCTCTTTCTCCTATATCAGGTTTATTGAAGTCGTGCTTCAACACGACTTTAATTAGGCTCCCACACCCTCGAACCTAATCAACTCTGCGCGAAGAGTCGTTTTTAATTTGGCTCAAGTTACGACAAACACTCTCAAACTCTTTTAATATCACGAGCTTAGAGTCCATTCATCGAACTCCGCTGGAcactacaacaacaacaacaacaaaaaaaaaaaaaaacaaaaaacggcattgaatttgtttgttcCTAGGTCAAGATTTATGCAGAACGCACCTGGTTAAAGATTTCGTGGTTTCTGTCCGTTTTGGGTGTTGGTGCTGCGTCTCCTATCCCACAAACAGATCTGTGGTGTCTTTCTCAGCCACATTCACCTTAGAGTTGTCCCTGCCATATCACTGCCCTCCCTATTCATATCTCttgttcttctttcctttcatagACAGGACTACAGATTACTGGGTTGGGTAATTGGGTTTTTTGTGCTTTTTTTACTCCTCTCCTTTTGGATCCTTGGGCCTTGCTTTAAGTCCagtaacttttttataacacaACACACAGTATAATgatgtagaaaaaaatataaaaatatttataacatattataGGCACGATGttaagttattatattatttgtaagtATTTTATACGAAGTAAACTTTTAATCACAATTGGAATTTACAAATTACATCTATGAAATTCCCAAATTTAACAACTTTATCTGCATTAATTTGTCATAAATATTATTGCATTTTTTATAACCTATTGTTTTAAACACTTCTTTtgtcattaacttttttttataacttttatttgactaataaattccatttatattttttgttttcatatgaattgaatatttttaattaaaggaCTCATTGTAGAAGAATAATAATGTGATTAAAAATATTCCTAActagaaaaataatgttaaagcatgtggttgaaggaaaaaaataaagaggtGGGTGGGACTGGAGCAGAATGCCTATGctaaaaaggaaataattaGGTGctgatatttttattgaaaggagaaaatttgtaaaatttattattttgttaatcttTGCAGAAAAATTATAGAACACTTACATAGTCATATTTGACAATTATCTCTGCCCTTATTGATACAAATGTTTTGTtgtaaattaaaacaattttattatttattaaaatatataactacaAAATCCCCTTAACCAAAAACTAAATATGCAGcctttcataattaaaaaacaacatagacacaaatatatacataagaCATGAATTTCATTGgtgtaaatatatattctatacTTATTTTAACGAAGTAAATACTAAATTGAAACTCTTTTAACTTGGAGTGTATACTagtaacttttcttttatttccaaaAGTCTAACCGAGTTTTCGATAAGCCTCATGTATCAAATTCTATAAAAACACAATCTTCCATTTACAAAAATCccaatgagaaaaaaatagagaatgaATGATTTCTCTGAACCAATAATCTCTTATTTAcataatactatttatttatttaaaatttatttacattacaACTTCAAGTTTTACActtaataagtaataataacTCTTTTTAAGTAATATTAACTTCAAGTTTTACACTTAATAACTAATACCTATTCAAATggtatatttaatataaaaattgtactTAAATGAGCAAAGCATTAGCATTAATGAGCACACAAGCATAGGAagtaataaatttgttttcccCTCAATAGTTAATGTATGTTTTATAACATTACACTTGCTTAACTTGGTGTACAATGTTTTTTGCAATATTAGTCGACTTGTATTGTGTAATGTAATTAACAATAGCCATTTTTATAGATAAAGACAACGAAGAAAAGCTATGGTAGCTTTGAAAGcgttaaattttgaaaagagatGCTACATTGGTTGCTGATAACCAAATTAGAGAGACAAAACACAATCCTTGTATTGGTTTTTGAGTGTTATGATGAGCAGCACTGAGTAGTTATGGTAATGGGGACACATCTTGTCCAGGGATATATCATGATTCGGAATTCTCCTTAAACCAGATACTCTTCTATTGCACTATCCCTTTTAGTTTATGTCATTaccttaaataataataataataataataattataatataagaacaaaaaacttttaattcttaaCACACTCAATCGTTGACTATTTAATTGGTACCTCTTTCGTTTTCATACATTTTAGcgaataatataattttattaggattagttaattaaaaaaacgcATTTACGATAATTTCGAGAgacaatttgaaaaatattatttcttaaaaaaacaaacaatcatGGGTGTTTCACGAAGATGGACATGATATTTCTAAACTAAAATGTACAGTGCCATTTTTTTGCTATTAAATAATCCGATGCGATGGTGCTGATAGACAGCAAAATAATACCGAAGTTGAACAACAAAAGGTGCGGTATGGGGGACACACAAAAAAGGAGTTATTTGTGCTTCTTCATCAGATAAATAGCAAAATATTATTGGATAAAACCTACTATTTCAGATATTAATTCTTCATTAAAACCGATAATTcaacttaataataatacaGTGAAAGTTGATCAAGATATACTCAAACATTGATTGAAAAACAACACCCAAATCATGTGGAATTCTTCCATGCCATTCATTGTCCCAAAGGTGGTGGTTATTAATAATCTCTACCTATTACTTATCTGACTTCTCTTTCCTCCATCTATCTATTTCTAATGTGACAGAAAACGGGAAATGAAAGAATACAACTGAACTTGTAGTCACAGAaagttttatcattatttttaaagtagACTTCTTTGTACAATATGTTTCCCAACTCACTGGACATTTTCCCTTTGTGTTGTCCCTATCATACACATAAACACATCATATCTCAAATGAAAACTTCTTACACAACAAAAacagtattttaatcaaacttcaTGAATATGGCTTTCTCAAAGCTGAAAAAAGTTACCAAgaaacttttttcaattttaaagaaaCCATGTTTGTActctatattaaaataatgtttttattgatgattCTTTTTCTAAACAACTGAGTTGAAAATGCTCATGTAAGTATGTACTGtggcattttgttgatttggtTTTGGTTTGCCATCAATTTTGTGATTTGGTTGGCGAGGAACCTCAGAAGAGGAGACGTTCACCTTCCACCTTCCGAGAACATTCAGCAAAATACTAGGTAGATAAAGTTGAACACCAAGAACATAAATTTGAGCCCGTGGTATTTGGTCACATTAATAGATTTGATATTTTACCCTGATTCTTTGTTTCGTAGACAATTAATTCCCTTCACCAGATCTACTACTGCATGCGTGTAGTTAATGCTCCTCGTCCTTCATTTCTATGGTATGCAGTGCATTTGACTCTATCTCGTTGAAACAGTTAAACCCAAAATCATGAATACCGAAGTCCTGACAGTCCAATAACCAAGCACAGTTGTCCTCCCACGATGGTACCAAACCCGTGTTACTATTAGTATTATTCTCTAGTTTGGGTGTTGTGTCCCATAATGCTTCCATCAGAGGAGTTTCATCCAGCCACAGGGTGTTTAACAGAGAATCGTCACTGCAAATACTATCTAGCAAAAGTGAATCATCCCCAGATGAATTTTCAGCTTGGGATGAACTTGAATTCTCCTCTGAGTTGAGAACCACATCAGTTTCTTTCACCTGATCGAGGTTATTCTCAGGCTGTGGCAAATGCTCTGAGGGGGAGGGTGAACTATCCTGAGATGCTGCTTGTTTAATGAGAGGTTCATGAGTAACGGGATCAATACCCATTTTCAGGAGTTTTTTCTTGATATGTGTGTTCCAATGGTTTTTAATCTCGTTGTCTGTTCTTCCGGGTAACCTGGCAGCAATTTTGGACCACCTGAGACACCAATCAAccatatatcaaaattcattATACACGTGCCAATCATATCCAACATGTAATTACATTAGGTCATATCAACAGCTTAAACTGGATCGTCATCATTTATCTTGTAATTTGCATTGTAACTCATGACTAAGTTTTAGTATTTTTCAACCATGAATATCAGTTCCAACGATGTGGAGTAACATTTTAGTCGAACATTAATTACGCAGGTCAATGAAGTgctgtttttcaaattcttacCAACCATTTGATATGCATATCTAAACAATTCACATATTCCACGAAGAGTAATAGTGTTTGAGAGTTTGAGAATAGAAAGATGCTATTACTATgttgaaaatgttataaatatgttaaaacatATCTACTAGTAAACCAGACAAGGATTCAATTGCTTCAGCCTCAAGTAGCCTTTTGTTTGAAAACAAGGTTTTAAATGCGTTGCCTTCTTCAACATTATTAATGGTTTAGACTTGAAGTCACAGTAGTTAAGGACTAAGTGCCTTCCAATATACTTTAGGAAAAAATCAAATACTGAGCAAGGATCTTTTAGCTGTTGAGCATAGGGAAAATCTGGTGAATGCATTGTGTGCAGGGACGGTCGaagatgtaataaaataataaataagctAACAAAATCCATGGTAAAAGCAGTTTAGTATTATCTTGAGGTTTTGATTGATGAATGATCTTAGTTGTAAAAAGTGTGGTGATGTAAGAATTGTTGAGAAATAGAATGCATTGTGAAACATAAAATACCTGTTGCCAAGACGGGCATGGAGATCAATAACAAGTTGCTCCTCTGCTTGTGTGAGGAGTCCTCTCTTCAAGTCTGGGCGAAGATAATTAGTCCAACGAAGGCGACAACTCTTGCCACAACGCCTAAGGCCAGCAAGCTTTGGCACAGCACGCCAACAACACTGGCCATTGGTGAAAATGAAGTTGATGAGCTTCTTGTCTTCCTCTGCAGTCCATGGACCTTTCTTCACCCCAAGTTTGTCACAGCAGGGTTGCCTCCCCATACCACTTGCACAAACAACAACACTACCAAGCTAACAATGCAATTTCCCACACTAATGCAAAAGTCTTACCAACACAAGCTTGTAATGAGTAATGACCCAAAAGCCCCACTCCCCACCCACCTTTATATAAAGCCCTCTCCCTTTCTTGcctaaattattaattacatatatgtgcaataaaatcatgcaaagagagaaaattaaaaaacaggGAGAACTAAACAGGCAGGGTTAAACAGGAGAAGGTTGAGGGCTCCACCATGGGTTGTGAAAGGTACGTGGGAACTAATATGGGGTTTTCTGGTGTTTTTAGCTACACAAAATGGGTGACGCTGAAAGATGGGTGACCCAAAGGCAGAACTATATGTAAGCATCCCAaacaagtattaaaataatgtgtaaaataattatacctCTTAAAAATTTTCCATTACGAAATGCAAATCCACTGCCCTGATTTCACTCTTACTCCACCATTTCGTCATCACCACGTTTACGTGTCCTTTGGCTTCAGTTTATGATACGGTGAGGGCGATTGCTATAAGTCTTCAACCTCTAGTTCTTTGATGTGATTAAAGAATACCGATCCAACGCTGCAGGATCATCGAATCAAATAGGGACTAGTTGGAGCAACTAGGTTTCCTTGATTCTGAGAGTTCAGAGACATTCCTGAAGTACTAGAGTGGACAACGATCTCCGGAGATTTCAAAGCCACAACTTTGTTTTCTCCCCAGTAAGTTACAACTCCCGCCTCACTCCTATCCATGGAACTGACTATCATTAATGCAAGTTACGAAAATTTATCCAGACAAACATTTATATGCGTAACCAATTGTAGAACCCGTCCGATAGGCCACGACTTCAGCATATTTGGAATTATGACTGTAGGGGCTCAAGAATAATTTTACAAGTCACACCTACGAAGAGGATATAGATCTTGCATATTTGTTAAGAGGGATAGATATTGACATCCCAATGAGAAAACATAGATGGATTTAGGTAGTGTTCGGTTGCAGCATCTGCTAGTTGAAGCAAAATGCAAACGATAAGGAATAATGGACTAATGCCGTATAAATCAACGGttatttcctttcaatttctctGATCAGATAGAATTTGGGTCAACTACTTACATTTTCCCGTCTATTTTCATTTCATCGAACAGATAGAGGGCGCTTCGAGTCGTATTTGGGAATAAACAATAAAACGTGAACAGAGGAAGGAACATAGACAGATACGATTCCTTGTTAAAACTGAACCACGGAAGAGAACATGAAAAACCatctcaaaatcaaaatgattaTGTACAAGCTCGCGAGTTATCTTATGTATAGCATAATTTATGTAATAGAATGGTTAATCATTACTGAATCTGGAATAGATCATATTGAACATACTAATTTCACAAGCTAGATATGATTAGATGGAGAATATGTATGAAGTTCGATGACAGTCCTGGTTGGGTATCTTTGACACGAACTGGACAGAACTTCTTCTACCTACGCCAGATTATTTCTAGATCGTTCCATTTTCAGATCAGCTTCGTCTCCGATTGGTTCATCTATTAGGCATTCATTCAAATacgtttccttttttttaatacaaacgcACTTCTAGAGTTTACTTAAGCATTAATAAAAGAGTAACATACTCACAAACAAGTAATTGGCATAATTATACACGTCGCTGAATCCTAGTCAAGAGATATTTGCTTTACACCACTTGTAAGCACTATATCACTTTAAAGTAGAAAATAGTTTATACatgaaagtaaataaatattaagttgattaattctatattaaatataaaggtCATTTTCCTTATAATCACATTTTCATTGGTTTCACATTTAAAACGAGtgtataatcaaatatattttaattagatcTATATACTCTAGTACTCATCATCCATGATCAATCATGTAACCCTAccataattaatgtaatatttgaagGTGCACAATCAATTAAATACATGATTCATAATGGATTTGCAACTTTAAAAAGTGAGTTGCATTTGCAATGTGTTTTATgatcttggattttttttaaacagatATTTGGATTCGTGAGTGTTATGCGCTTCACTTTATTTCTCCCTGCGATTCCATTTTTGATTCCTACCTTCTTATTAGTAAGtgctttaaaaataataacaaaattaaaaaaaaataaaaaaataacattttggaGAAAGCAACAAAGTCAAACGGACTTTTAGTCCAAATCTTgtcgaagagaagaaagaaatccTTGTGGACCATCCATTTCACAAGGATAATCTAAAACAATCGTATTTAATTCCAACCAATTCAGCTCATTTCCTTCCTCTTAGTGTAGAAAACAAATTCATCTTAtgggtaattttattttattcaagcTACATATTACAGTGAGATTAATTataggataaagatacttagacaacattttttgacaacatttgaacatcatcatacgtgtcattgtgtgattggttcatggtggtgtcattgtgtcatttggaccaatcacacaatgacacgtatgattgatgtttaaatgttatcaaaaaatgttgtctatatatCATTACCCTTAATTATAAAGGTATTGATTGAATGATAACGATGGAGAGACTTTCAACATGACATTTTATTAGATCACCCACACGGCACAGGTCGGAGCAGTTACCAACCAAAAGTTTCTGTCTTGACTTGTAGGCCTTCATTGCTTATGTATGCATTTCATAACCAAAATTCCATTCTTATTATCTTAAAAACCATGATGGATTCAACTCGTGACGAAACCGTCAATTTGCACTAGTCAAATTTGCCAAATTTCGAGTTTCAGCACCAATGATTTCCTTGTAACTATTATatctaacaaaattaaattaatttaatacgTGATTTCATCATGGtgctataattaattatattaaaaaaaaaaaaaactcatcgTAGAGAAATTCGATCTACGTTATCCAAATATCCGTTTTAGATGGCTACGTGTACAAAATCGTATTTAAATACCATCTTGACTTGCAAGGCAATACACGTATAAGTTCCCCATATGAAGGCACGTAGAATAGTGTAAAGTTACGAGGTGAAGGTATTCAGATTGTAATCTAACATAGCTTTTTCGAGGTgatta
This genomic stretch from Vigna radiata var. radiata cultivar VC1973A chromosome 7, Vradiata_ver6, whole genome shotgun sequence harbors:
- the LOC106768654 gene encoding transcription factor MYB8, whose amino-acid sequence is MGRQPCCDKLGVKKGPWTAEEDKKLINFIFTNGQCCWRAVPKLAGLRRCGKSCRLRWTNYLRPDLKRGLLTQAEEQLVIDLHARLGNRWSKIAARLPGRTDNEIKNHWNTHIKKKLLKMGIDPVTHEPLIKQAASQDSSPSPSEHLPQPENNLDQVKETDVVLNSEENSSSSQAENSSGDDSLLLDSICSDDSLLNTLWLDETPLMEALWDTTPKLENNTNSNTGLVPSWEDNCAWLLDCQDFGIHDFGFNCFNEIESNALHTIEMKDEEH